From Erinaceus europaeus chromosome 9, mEriEur2.1, whole genome shotgun sequence, one genomic window encodes:
- the GART gene encoding trifunctional purine biosynthetic protein adenosine-3 isoform X1: MAARVLVVGSGGREHTLAWKLAQSDHVKQVLVAPGNAGTACSGKIANTAISVSDHAALAQFCKDEKIDCVIVGPEAPLAAGIVGNLTSAGVHCFGPTAEAAQLESSKRFAKEFMARHGIPTARWRAFTKADEACGFIMSADFPALVVKASGLAAGKGVIVAKSKDEACKAVEEIMQDKAFGAAGETVVIEELLVGEEVSCLCFTDGRTVAAMPPAQDHKRLLEGDQGPNTGGMGAYCPAPQVSKNLLLKIKNAILQRTVDGMKQEGMPYTGVLYAGIMLTKDGPKVLEFNCRFGDPECQVILPLLKSDLYEVIQATLDGRLHEVEPVWLENCTALTIVMASKGYPGDYAKGLEITGLQEAQALGLEVFQAGTALKDGKVVTSGGRVLTVTATREDLTSALDAAKKGLAAVRFEGAVYRKDIGHRAIAFLQQPRGLTYKDAGVDIAAGNMLVQKIKPLAKATSRPGCDVDLGGFAGLFDLKAAGYKDPLLACGTDGVGTKLKIAQQCNKHETIGQDLVAMCVNDILAQGAEPLFFLDYFSSGKLDLSTTETVIAGVAKACRIAGCALLGGETAEMPDMYPPGEYDLAGFAVGAMERDQTLPHLDRITEGDAVIGVASSGLHSNGFSLVRKIVEKSSLRYSSPAPHGCGDQTLGDLLLTPTRIYSHSLLPILRSGRVKAFAHITGGGLLENIPRVLPAELGVELDAQTWRVPRIFSWLQKEGHLSEEEMARTFNCGVGAALVVSEDQATQVLQNIEQHKEEAWVIGKVVACPEGSPHVKVKHLIETIQMNGSVLKNSAPLGNGVQLENGAQKNQSTVQPKKARVAVLISGTGSNLQALIDSTREPNSSAHIVLVISNKAAVAGLDKAERAGIPTRVINHKSYKSREDFDTAVDQVLQEFSTDIVCLAGFMRILSGPFVKKWNGRMLNIHPSLLPAFKGSNAHEQALAAGVTVTGCTVHFVAEDVDAGQIILQEAVPVQRADTVATLSERVKLAEHKIFPTALELVASGTVQLGENGKICWAKEK, from the exons ATGGCAGCCCGAGTACTTGTGGTTGGCAGTGGAGGAAGGGAACACACACTGGCCTGGAAACTTGCACAGTCTGATCATGTCAAACAAGTGTTGGTTGCCCCAGGAAACGCAGGAACTGCCTGTTCTGGAAAGATCGCAAATACTG CCATCTCAGTCAGTGATCACGCTGCCCTGGCTCAGTTCTGCAAAGATGAGAAAATTGATTGCGTGATTGTTGGACCAGAGGCACCTCTGGCTGCTG GCATCGTTGGGAATCTGACATCTGCAGGAGTGCACTGCTTTGGCCCCACAGCAGAAGCGGCTCAGTTAGAGTCCAGCAAAAGGTTTGCCAAAGAGTTTATGGCCCGGCACGGAATCCCGACCGCACGCTGGAGAGCTTTCACCAAGGCTGACGAAGCCTGCGGCTTCATTATGAG TGCAGACTTCCCTGCTCTGGTTGTGAAGGCCAGTGGTCTTGCAGCTGGGAAAGGCGTGATTGTTGCCAAGAGCAAGGACGAGGCCTGCAAAGCTGTGGAGGAGATCATGCAG GATAAAGCCTTTGGAGCAGCTGGAGAAACAGTTGTCATTGAAGAACTTCTTGTCGGAGAAGAGGTGTCT TGCCTGTGCTTCACTGATGGAAGGACGGTGGCCGCCATGCCCCCAGCCCAGGACCATAAGCGACTGCTGGAGGGAGACCAGGGCCCCAACACTGGGGGGATGGGCGCCTACTGCCCGGCGCCTCAG GTCTCCAAGAATCTGTTACTGAAGATTAAAAATGCCATTCTCCAGAGGACAGTGGATGGCATGAAGCAGGAAGGCATGCCCTACACAG gCGTCCTCTATGCTGGTATAATGCTAACCAAGGATGGGCCCAAAGTTCTGGAGTTTAACTGTCGTTTCGGGGATCCAGAGTGCCAG GTGATCCTCCCACTTCTTAAAAGTGACCTTTATGAAGTGATCCAGGCGACCTTAGATGGCCGGCTCCATGAGGTCGAGCCTGTTTGGCTTGAAAACTGCACTGCCCTAACCATTGTCATGGCGAGTAAAGGGTATCCGGGAGACTACGCCAAGGGTCTGGAGATAACAG GGCTTCAGGAGGCTCAGGCGTTGGGACTGGAGGTGTTCCAAGCAGGCACTGCCCTAAAAGATGGCAAAGTGGTGACTAGTGGGGGTCGAGTGCTCACTGTCACAGCCACCCGGGAAGATCTGACCTCAGCCCTTGACGCGGCCAAGAAAGGACTGGCTGCAGTAAGGTTCGAGGGAGCCGTGTATAGGAAGGACATCGGCCACCGTGCCATAGCGTTCCTCCAGCAGCCCAG GGGCCTGACATATAAGGACGCCGGTGTGGACATTGCAGCTGGAAATATGCTCGTCCAGAAAATTAAGCCTTTAGCAAAGGCTACATCCAGACCAG GCTGTGATGTTGATCTTGGAGGTTTTGCTGGTCTTTTTGATCTAAAAGCAGCAGGTTACAAAGATCCTCTTCTGGCCTGTGGAACAGATGGTGTTGGAACTAAACTAAAG ATCGCCCAGCAGTGCAATAAACATGAGACCATTGGTCAAGATTTGGTCGCCATGTGCGTGAATGACATTCTGGCACAAGGAGCAGAACCCCTCTTCTTCCTCGATTACTTTTCCAGTGGAAAACTTGACCTCAGTACAACCGAGACTGTCATCGCTGGAGTCGCTAAAGCTTGCCGGATAGCTGGGTGTGCTCTGCTTG GAGGCGAAACGGCAGAGATGCCAGACATGTATCCTCCCGGCGAGTATGACCTGGCCGGGTTTGCCGTCGGTGCCATGGAGCGGGATCAGACACTCCCTCACCTGGACAGAATCACAGAAGGGGATGCCGTCATTGGAGTAGCTTCTTCCGGTCTTCACAGCAATGGATTCAGCCTCGTGAGGAAAATCGTAGAGAAATCCTCCCTCCGGTACTCCTCTCCAGCACCTCACGGCTGTGGTGACCAGACACTAG GGGACTTACTTCTAACCCCGACCAGAATCTACAGCCACTCACTGTTACCAATCCTCCGTTCGGGACGTGTCAAGGCCTTTGCCCATATCACTGGTGGAGGATTACTAGAAAACATCCCCAGAGTCCTCCCCGCGGAGTTAGGAGTAGAGTTAG ATGCCCAGACCTGGAGAGTCCCTAGGATCTTCTCGTGGTTACAGAAGGAAGGACACCTCTCAGAAGAGGAGATGGCCAGAACATTTAACTGTGGCGTTGGAGCTGCCCTCGTGGTATCGGAGGATCAAGCAACGCAGGTTCTGCAGAATATTGAGCAGCACAAGGAAGAAGCCTGGGTGATTGGCAAAGTGGTTGCGTGTCCAGAAG GTTCTCCTCATGTGAAGGTCAAGCATCTGATTGAAACCATCCAAATGAATGGATCAGTTTTGAAGAATAGCGCCCCTTTGGGAAATGGGGTCCAGCTGGAGAATGGTGCCCAGAAGAATCAGTCCACTGTTCAGCCAAAAAAGGCCAGAGTGGCTGTTCTGATATCTGGAACAG GATCAAACCTCCAGGCTCTCATAGATAGTACTCGGGAACCGAATAGCTCGGCTCACATTGTCCTTGTCATCTCCAACAAGGCAGCAGTGGCTGGATTAGATAAAGCAGAACGAGCTGGAATTCCCACCAGA GTGATTAATCATAAGTCGTATAAAAGTCGTGAAGATTTTGACACTGCAGTTGACCAAGTCCTTCAGGAATTCTCCACAGACATAGTTTGTCTGGCAGGATTCATGAGAATCTTATCTGGCCCCTTTGTTAAAAAGTGGAATG